One part of the Bacillus sp. FJAT-45350 genome encodes these proteins:
- a CDS encoding guanylate kinase: MGKILVLVGPSASGKTTIQNELGFPKIVTTTTRPKREGERSGIDYHFMTTENFKKAVENDEFVEYIVYAGNSYGSHKQTIEGALSSEGYHTIVLDIQGALKLKGLYPNDVTIMVISIDFNVIKQRLIERESTEEEIERRLQRAREDRKLYYLADHIFTNDKALEETIKQVKKVIE; the protein is encoded by the coding sequence ATGGGCAAGATACTCGTATTAGTTGGACCATCTGCAAGTGGAAAAACAACTATTCAAAATGAACTAGGGTTTCCTAAAATTGTGACAACAACAACAAGACCAAAGCGAGAAGGGGAACGCAGTGGGATCGATTATCATTTTATGACAACTGAAAACTTTAAAAAGGCTGTCGAGAATGATGAGTTTGTAGAGTATATCGTATACGCAGGTAATTCCTACGGCAGTCATAAACAAACAATCGAAGGAGCGCTTAGTTCAGAAGGGTATCACACGATTGTACTTGATATTCAAGGCGCACTGAAGCTAAAAGGATTGTATCCTAATGATGTTACGATTATGGTAATTTCTATTGATTTTAATGTGATAAAGCAACGATTAATAGAAAGAGAAAGTACAGAGGAAGAAATAGAAAGAAGATTGCAGCGAGCAAGGGAAGACAGAAAACTATATTATTTAGCAGATCATATTTTTACGAATGATAAGGCGTTAGAGGAAACAATTAAACAAGTGAAAAAAGTGATTGAGTAG
- a CDS encoding GNAT family N-acetyltransferase: MDIIKLLQSEVELLEAYPVMNQLRTHLDETTYLSLVTEAKEKEGYKMVALFANEEIVAVIGFQPMITLYYGKFIWICDLVTDATKRSNGYGKKLLSYVHKWAKDNDYESVALSSGLQRTDAHRFYEKKMNYDKAGYVFKKNL, from the coding sequence ATGGATATAATAAAACTTTTACAATCAGAGGTTGAGCTCTTAGAAGCGTATCCAGTAATGAACCAGTTAAGAACACACTTAGATGAGACCACTTACCTTTCGTTAGTTACTGAAGCAAAAGAGAAGGAAGGGTATAAAATGGTTGCTTTATTTGCTAATGAAGAAATAGTTGCCGTTATCGGTTTTCAGCCAATGATTACGTTATACTATGGTAAGTTCATTTGGATTTGTGATTTAGTAACTGACGCTACTAAGCGTTCAAATGGATACGGTAAAAAGCTACTGTCTTATGTTCATAAGTGGGCAAAGGATAATGACTATGAAAGTGTTGCCCTTTCTTCTGGACTCCAACGTACAGATGCTCACCGCTTCTACGAAAAAAAAATGAACTACGATAAAGCCGGCTACGTCTTCAAAAAGAATCTATAA
- the trpS gene encoding tryptophan--tRNA ligase: protein MKTVFSGIQPSGTLTLGNYIGAMKHFVDMQDEYNCYFCIVDQHAITVPQDKAKLRENIRSLAALYIAAGIDPKKSTLFIQSEVPAHAQLGWIMQCVSYIGELERMTQFKDKSDGKEAVSASLLTYPPLMAADILLYKTDIVPVGEDQKQHLELTRDLAERFNKKYNDIFTIPEVRIPKVGARVMSLNDPTKKMSKSNPNAKSYISMLDDEKTIIKKMKSAVTDSDNSVHYDKENKPAIANLMSIYSLCSGKSFEEITEMYKGKGYGDFKGELGEVVAESLRPIQERYHELVNSQELDDILDEGTEKANRAASRMLEKAERAMGLGRKRR, encoded by the coding sequence ATGAAAACAGTTTTTTCAGGAATACAACCTAGTGGTACGTTAACATTAGGGAATTATATTGGTGCAATGAAGCACTTTGTTGACATGCAAGATGAATACAATTGCTATTTCTGTATCGTAGACCAACATGCAATTACAGTACCTCAGGATAAAGCAAAGCTACGCGAAAATATCCGAAGTCTAGCGGCTCTTTATATCGCTGCTGGAATTGACCCTAAGAAATCAACTCTGTTTATCCAGTCAGAAGTACCAGCCCATGCTCAATTAGGTTGGATTATGCAATGTGTTTCATACATAGGTGAATTAGAAAGAATGACTCAATTTAAAGATAAATCAGACGGAAAGGAAGCTGTTTCTGCTTCATTACTTACATATCCTCCATTAATGGCAGCAGATATTCTTCTCTATAAAACGGACATCGTTCCAGTTGGAGAAGACCAAAAACAGCATTTAGAGCTGACTCGTGATTTAGCTGAGCGTTTTAACAAAAAGTATAATGACATCTTTACAATTCCAGAGGTACGTATCCCGAAAGTTGGAGCACGTGTCATGTCATTAAATGACCCAACAAAAAAGATGAGTAAATCAAACCCTAATGCTAAGAGCTATATTTCCATGCTTGATGATGAGAAAACAATTATCAAGAAGATGAAAAGTGCTGTAACTGACTCTGACAATTCTGTACATTATGACAAAGAGAACAAGCCAGCTATAGCTAACTTAATGTCAATCTACTCTTTATGCTCAGGAAAAAGCTTTGAAGAAATTACTGAGATGTATAAAGGAAAAGGATATGGAGACTTTAAAGGAGAATTAGGTGAAGTTGTAGCTGAATCTCTTCGTCCTATTCAAGAGCGCTATCACGAATTAGTGAATTCTCAAGAATTAGATGATATTTTAGATGAAGGTACAGAAAAGGCAAATCGTGCAGCTTCTCGTATGCTTGAAAAAGCAGAACGAGCAATGGGGTTAGGGAGAAAGAGAAGATAA
- a CDS encoding MGDG synthase family glycosyltransferase: MQRPLIFSASIGHGHQRAAEALKVELENKGYQPEVIDTFYSLSPMLHKIMLNSYLRLLKVTPKLWRSIYYRAEDVPMYLWLDRFGSLFVERLYKLVNHFSVPFIISTHPFVTAFLTSLKRKKEMDIPLYTVITDFVLHPAYVRDEIDGYFTADPNVKKFTSKYNYQSNLFFSTGIPVPDCSVAEQSKWKVRYNLQLSHEKKIVLIAGGGIGLTNYVEVIRSMDKLKKQVLLLCMTGHNDRAKEKIETMSSKHEVVTIPFTDKFLDYLRASDVVVSKSGGLTMAEALLCETPILVYQPVPGHEEHNADFLEQYGAALKAEESEQIPLLIKKMLYSKRINEALKSSAKRLKKPYAATKIVNEIMDQMDKTHQAIR; encoded by the coding sequence ATGCAAAGACCTTTGATCTTTTCCGCTTCCATTGGACATGGACATCAAAGAGCAGCAGAAGCACTCAAAGTAGAATTAGAAAACAAAGGCTATCAGCCTGAAGTGATCGATACGTTTTATTCATTAAGCCCTATGTTACACAAGATTATGTTGAATAGTTACCTTCGTTTGTTAAAGGTGACACCTAAATTGTGGAGAAGTATTTATTATCGAGCAGAAGACGTCCCAATGTATTTATGGCTAGACCGATTTGGATCGCTTTTCGTAGAGAGACTATATAAGCTAGTCAATCATTTTTCTGTGCCTTTCATCATCTCTACTCATCCCTTTGTCACTGCTTTTTTAACTAGTTTAAAGCGTAAAAAGGAGATGGATATACCGCTTTATACAGTGATTACTGATTTTGTACTACACCCCGCATATGTGAGGGATGAAATCGATGGCTATTTTACAGCAGATCCTAATGTTAAAAAATTTACGAGTAAGTATAATTATCAATCAAACTTATTTTTCTCAACTGGGATTCCGGTTCCTGATTGTTCGGTTGCTGAGCAATCTAAATGGAAGGTTCGATATAATCTTCAGCTGTCTCACGAGAAAAAAATTGTTCTAATTGCTGGCGGTGGGATTGGATTAACTAATTACGTAGAAGTGATTCGTTCAATGGATAAATTAAAAAAGCAAGTCTTGCTATTATGTATGACTGGTCATAATGATCGAGCGAAAGAAAAAATTGAAACGATGTCAAGTAAGCATGAAGTTGTAACCATTCCTTTTACAGATAAATTCCTTGATTATTTACGTGCAAGTGATGTCGTTGTGTCTAAATCAGGTGGGTTAACGATGGCGGAAGCATTATTATGTGAAACACCTATTTTAGTTTATCAGCCAGTGCCTGGGCATGAAGAACATAATGCGGATTTTTTAGAACAATATGGAGCTGCCTTAAAAGCAGAGGAAAGTGAACAAATTCCATTATTAATAAAAAAGATGCTTTATTCTAAGCGCATTAATGAGGCATTAAAAAGCTCTGCAAAGAGATTAAAGAAGCCATATGCAGCAACAAAGATTGTAAATGAAATAATGGACCAAATGGATAAAACTCATCAGGCAATAAGATAG
- a CDS encoding TlpA disulfide reductase family protein has translation MKQTRKAFYFSVLFFILFALGSFYQQSNTVFNQVDEAVAAAAISKVGPYEGNQAVSFSLPDENNQIVTLEDYKGKTVILNFFASWCPPCQEEMPVVVDFSKKINQKEDAVFLGINMTHQEKSKENVTKFLEHFHADFKVLYDEDGKTMKDYQIIGIPTTVVIGKDGKVVRRINGMVTPELVEELSK, from the coding sequence GTGAAGCAAACGAGAAAAGCATTTTATTTTAGCGTACTGTTTTTTATATTATTTGCACTTGGAAGCTTTTATCAACAATCAAATACAGTATTTAATCAGGTAGATGAGGCTGTGGCTGCGGCGGCTATTAGTAAGGTAGGACCTTACGAGGGTAATCAAGCGGTTTCTTTTTCATTACCAGACGAGAACAATCAAATCGTTACTCTTGAAGATTATAAAGGAAAGACTGTTATTTTAAACTTCTTTGCTTCATGGTGTCCTCCTTGTCAAGAGGAAATGCCGGTAGTTGTAGATTTTTCAAAGAAAATTAATCAAAAAGAGGATGCAGTTTTTCTAGGAATTAATATGACCCATCAAGAGAAAAGCAAAGAAAATGTCACTAAGTTTTTAGAACACTTTCATGCGGACTTTAAAGTGTTATATGACGAAGATGGTAAAACGATGAAAGATTATCAAATTATAGGCATCCCAACAACCGTTGTAATAGGTAAGGATGGTAAGGTAGTTAGAAGAATAAACGGAATGGTTACACCAGAACTGGTGGAAGAGTTGTCAAAATAA
- a CDS encoding sodium:calcium antiporter has translation MVFVLFIVAAIITVLAAIKLSTYADALSEKTSLGGLLIGTIFLAGATSLPEVTTSVSAIMLNNPDIAVGNVLGSNLFNLFILASFDLFYRRKQILKNAAKEHLYTAIIGLFLAVVALLSLTFRLNITLFGIGIDSLLLLTIYGIGMYVLSRMSNNNELVEPEETDLNTSAISLKRAVYGFIIAAILILAAGSLLTISGDRIAVITGLGSSFVGSFLIAATTSLPEAVAVLIAVQLRNYNLAIGSILGSNLFNILILTGSDIIFQDGAILTFVSNVNQITAGAVTILSVIILYSLTRKSFRSSVGYAIPSVLLVIVYFISSYLIFVH, from the coding sequence GTGGTTTTTGTATTGTTTATAGTAGCTGCTATAATTACTGTCTTAGCAGCGATAAAACTATCGACTTATGCTGACGCATTAAGTGAAAAGACTTCTTTAGGGGGGTTATTGATTGGAACAATATTTCTTGCGGGAGCAACCTCTTTGCCGGAAGTAACAACAAGTGTATCTGCAATCATGTTAAATAATCCAGATATTGCAGTAGGTAATGTATTAGGAAGTAATTTGTTCAACCTTTTTATACTTGCAAGCTTTGATTTGTTCTATAGAAGAAAGCAAATCTTAAAAAATGCTGCCAAAGAACATCTCTATACAGCCATTATTGGACTATTCTTAGCCGTAGTTGCTTTACTATCGTTAACATTCAGGTTAAATATTACATTATTTGGAATAGGGATTGATTCACTTCTCCTTTTAACCATTTACGGAATAGGAATGTACGTATTATCACGAATGTCTAATAATAACGAGCTTGTTGAACCAGAGGAAACAGACCTTAATACGTCAGCAATTTCTTTAAAAAGAGCAGTATATGGCTTTATAATTGCAGCCATTTTAATTCTAGCTGCTGGTTCGTTACTAACGATTTCAGGGGATAGAATTGCGGTCATTACAGGTTTAGGCTCTAGCTTTGTCGGTAGCTTTTTAATAGCCGCAACGACGTCTCTACCAGAAGCGGTTGCAGTCTTAATCGCTGTACAATTACGCAATTATAACCTTGCGATCGGCTCTATCCTAGGAAGTAACTTATTTAATATTTTAATTCTTACTGGATCTGATATTATCTTCCAAGATGGTGCAATTCTTACGTTCGTTTCAAACGTAAACCAAATTACAGCTGGGGCTGTGACGATTTTATCAGTCATTATCTTATATTCTTTAACAAGAAAGTCATTTCGTTCATCTGTCGGATATGCAATACCGTCCGTTTTGCTCGTCATTGTATATTTTATTTCATCTTATTTAATTTTTGTCCATTAA
- a CDS encoding HD domain-containing protein, translated as MRNVTLTELFKHPITQKYVKRSGLAHAIAASYHAFKLSSQYNVNPDLATKAAFLHDIGHYTWYQNGKWDFNLYKENDIHAIKGAERAHKLLIRLGEDPRKAKQICLAILLHTDSYLPSGELSLDPLQKVVALADEADEEPNGDHHYKTITDEQAYKSIKRLDALVSEALKNPNLKKSV; from the coding sequence ATGAGAAACGTGACGTTAACTGAACTTTTTAAACACCCGATAACACAGAAATATGTAAAGCGCTCTGGGCTTGCTCATGCAATTGCGGCTAGCTATCATGCTTTTAAATTATCATCCCAGTACAACGTAAACCCTGATCTTGCTACGAAAGCAGCATTCCTCCATGATATCGGGCACTATACATGGTACCAAAACGGAAAATGGGACTTTAATTTATATAAAGAAAATGATATTCATGCAATTAAAGGAGCAGAAAGAGCTCATAAATTATTAATTAGACTAGGAGAAGACCCTAGGAAAGCTAAACAAATCTGCTTAGCTATATTGCTTCACACTGATTCTTATTTACCTAGCGGTGAGCTTTCCTTAGATCCTCTTCAAAAGGTTGTTGCCTTAGCTGATGAAGCAGATGAAGAGCCAAATGGTGATCACCACTACAAAACAATAACTGATGAGCAGGCTTATAAAAGTATTAAACGACTAGACGCACTTGTATCAGAAGCATTAAAAAATCCGAATTTAAAAAAGAGCGTTTAA
- a CDS encoding excisionase family DNA-binding protein, whose amino-acid sequence MYITVQELAEYLGVTPDYILEQVNLGNIKAVYDGEKYLFNKEQFSWHKEEIEKKLIQLRKEEEEPLPEDIDVKDED is encoded by the coding sequence ATGTATATCACAGTTCAAGAGTTAGCTGAGTATTTAGGAGTAACACCAGACTATATTTTAGAACAAGTAAACCTTGGTAATATCAAAGCAGTTTATGACGGTGAGAAGTATCTATTTAATAAAGAACAGTTTAGCTGGCATAAAGAAGAAATCGAGAAAAAGCTCATTCAGCTTAGAAAAGAAGAGGAAGAGCCACTTCCAGAAGATATTGATGTTAAAGATGAAGATTAG
- a CDS encoding putative glycoside hydrolase, translating into MGKTFFRTIIAVVCMVAVFGLLYMYPNVTLAEEQGVVYEHSKKMSYEKQLEIPVRMARFVYDSGYTFNYPDAVRGIYVTGNSAGGQRFSSLLELLDTTELNSMVIDIKEDNGYLTYKPDEDSPFLDISKNFIKDPVGMMQVLEEEEIYPIARIVVFKDSVLAEKRPELSFLNSDGTVWKNRRGEAFVNPFLKEVWDYNIAIAEKAAKLGFQEIQFDYVRFPEGFERRDDELQYNVGEYEGGDGDNVQKRVSAVTDFVAYAREQLSPYDVDVSVDIFGYAATIKEAPGIGQNFSKISENVDVISSMIYPSHWTSYFGISKPDLHPYELVKEYAKVENQVLDALDNRPVSRPWIQDFTASWLGSGNYKRYGKAEVEAQIRALNEEGIDEFLLWNAGNRYTENVNYTPLDN; encoded by the coding sequence ATGGGGAAAACATTCTTTCGTACCATTATTGCAGTAGTTTGTATGGTTGCAGTTTTTGGATTGCTTTATATGTATCCGAATGTAACATTGGCGGAGGAACAAGGTGTAGTTTATGAGCATAGTAAAAAGATGAGTTATGAAAAGCAATTGGAGATACCAGTAAGAATGGCAAGGTTCGTATATGATTCCGGTTACACTTTCAACTACCCTGATGCTGTGAGAGGTATTTATGTAACAGGGAACTCAGCAGGAGGACAGCGGTTTAGCTCATTACTTGAACTTCTTGATACGACTGAACTAAATTCAATGGTGATCGATATTAAAGAGGATAATGGGTATTTAACATACAAACCAGATGAGGACTCACCGTTTCTCGATATTTCAAAGAATTTTATTAAAGACCCAGTAGGTATGATGCAGGTACTCGAAGAAGAGGAGATTTATCCGATTGCACGTATTGTTGTTTTTAAAGACTCTGTATTAGCGGAAAAGAGACCGGAGTTATCATTTTTAAATTCAGACGGTACAGTGTGGAAAAATCGTCGTGGTGAAGCATTTGTTAATCCTTTTTTAAAAGAAGTTTGGGACTACAATATTGCAATTGCAGAAAAAGCAGCTAAATTAGGATTTCAAGAAATCCAATTTGATTATGTGCGTTTTCCAGAAGGTTTTGAGCGTAGAGATGATGAGTTACAATACAATGTTGGAGAATATGAAGGTGGAGATGGGGATAATGTACAGAAACGTGTTAGTGCAGTAACGGACTTTGTCGCGTACGCAAGAGAGCAATTGTCTCCATATGATGTAGATGTCTCAGTTGATATATTTGGGTATGCAGCAACAATTAAAGAAGCACCTGGTATCGGACAGAATTTCTCAAAAATCTCAGAAAATGTAGATGTCATCTCGTCAATGATTTATCCAAGCCACTGGACATCATATTTCGGTATTTCTAAGCCTGATTTGCATCCTTATGAATTAGTTAAGGAATATGCAAAAGTAGAAAATCAAGTTCTTGATGCTCTTGATAATCGTCCAGTTTCAAGACCTTGGATTCAAGACTTTACTGCAAGTTGGTTAGGGTCCGGAAATTATAAACGTTACGGAAAAGCAGAAGTTGAAGCTCAAATTCGTGCATTGAATGAAGAAGGTATAGATGAATTTTTACTTTGGAATGCAGGAAATCGATATACAGAAAATGTGAATTACACACCGTTGGACAACTGA
- a CDS encoding GNAT family N-acetyltransferase produces MNWYEKLNQYFPIEEMKSKEHIELLLAEKSDIYFKDEGPNHVMMYIEMNDFVFIDYLFVSSAARGQGLGKKLIDQLKQKGKPIILEVEPVDYEDTDTEKRQKFYSREGFKHAESIGYRRRSLATNEINELEILYWSPTDESEESIFEKMKHTYETIHTYKDKELYGQSYSDVDEVLTFDEDNKPNEPEQRI; encoded by the coding sequence TTGAATTGGTATGAAAAATTAAATCAATATTTTCCGATAGAAGAGATGAAATCTAAAGAGCATATAGAATTATTATTGGCAGAAAAATCCGATATATATTTTAAAGATGAAGGTCCAAACCATGTTATGATGTATATAGAAATGAATGACTTTGTTTTTATTGATTATTTATTTGTTTCCTCTGCTGCAAGAGGGCAAGGGTTAGGTAAGAAGTTAATCGATCAATTAAAACAAAAAGGAAAACCAATTATTTTGGAGGTTGAGCCTGTCGACTATGAAGATACAGATACAGAAAAGCGTCAAAAGTTTTATAGTAGAGAAGGCTTTAAGCATGCAGAGTCTATAGGTTATCGACGTCGTTCATTAGCTACAAACGAAATAAATGAATTAGAAATTTTGTATTGGTCACCAACTGATGAGTCGGAAGAAAGCATCTTTGAAAAGATGAAGCACACGTATGAAACAATTCACACGTATAAGGACAAAGAGCTATATGGACAATCGTATAGTGATGTAGATGAAGTCTTAACGTTTGACGAAGATAATAAACCGAATGAACCAGAGCAAAGAATCTAA
- a CDS encoding MFS transporter, protein MKKVHKGWIILFLLFCTMLGSLGFGRFSLGAILPFMREGLALDYRQIGLIASSAFIGYLLSVSIVGYFVIRFGAKKIINYSLFIIIVGMVLNANAMSFWLAYFGCLLLGIGAGGSSIPTMGLAGRWFSNKKKGMAIGIVSGGLGVGIVISGLFVPTIVNITAEGWRISWYILAIITFLFIIVNWIFLKNSPEELGLKPVGDEESVSKLSKKVETPEQSGKWSVYKNKQVWIIGFIYLSWGFSYLIFSTFLVDYLMVELHFSKELAGLIFSIAGFVSIISGFIWGGFSDKYGRMYALSLVLAIQFSMLIALTMSTSTFFIVLESIIYGLTLWAVPTIMNASVAEYVKISYVPVAMGFVTVFFSIGQIVSPIITGFIIDSTNSYYLAFLLSALICLCGAIGCMRLHFMKRSKQKVVVTNSNLNI, encoded by the coding sequence ATGAAAAAAGTACATAAAGGTTGGATTATTCTTTTTTTATTATTCTGTACGATGCTTGGTAGCCTAGGATTTGGACGTTTTTCATTAGGCGCGATTCTTCCGTTTATGAGAGAAGGGTTAGCTCTTGATTATCGGCAAATTGGTTTAATTGCATCATCAGCATTTATTGGTTATTTATTAAGTGTCTCGATAGTAGGATATTTCGTAATTCGTTTTGGTGCAAAAAAAATAATAAACTACTCATTGTTTATTATTATTGTTGGTATGGTCCTCAATGCAAATGCGATGTCTTTCTGGCTAGCTTATTTTGGTTGCTTACTATTAGGAATTGGTGCAGGAGGTTCTTCTATACCGACAATGGGTCTTGCAGGAAGATGGTTTTCAAACAAGAAGAAGGGTATGGCCATTGGGATTGTATCTGGTGGTTTAGGTGTAGGAATAGTTATCAGTGGACTATTTGTTCCGACTATCGTAAATATTACCGCTGAAGGTTGGCGGATTAGTTGGTATATCCTTGCTATTATTACTTTTCTTTTTATCATAGTAAACTGGATTTTTCTAAAAAATTCTCCGGAAGAGTTAGGCTTAAAGCCGGTTGGTGATGAAGAGTCGGTATCTAAGCTATCTAAGAAAGTAGAAACGCCGGAACAAAGTGGTAAATGGAGTGTTTATAAAAATAAGCAAGTTTGGATTATTGGTTTCATTTATTTATCTTGGGGGTTTAGTTATTTAATCTTTTCAACTTTTCTAGTTGATTATTTAATGGTGGAATTACACTTTTCTAAAGAGTTGGCTGGTCTTATCTTTTCGATAGCTGGTTTTGTGAGTATTATAAGTGGATTTATTTGGGGCGGATTCTCTGATAAATATGGAAGGATGTACGCTTTGTCCCTTGTATTGGCGATTCAATTCTCCATGCTAATTGCACTAACTATGTCAACTTCAACATTTTTTATTGTTCTAGAATCGATCATTTATGGACTGACATTATGGGCTGTACCGACGATTATGAATGCAAGTGTGGCAGAGTATGTAAAAATTTCTTATGTTCCTGTAGCGATGGGCTTTGTTACCGTATTTTTTAGTATCGGACAAATTGTATCACCGATTATAACAGGATTTATTATTGACTCAACAAATAGCTACTATTTAGCATTTTTGCTTTCCGCTTTAATTTGTTTATGTGGTGCAATTGGTTGTATGAGACTTCATTTTATGAAGCGTTCAAAACAAAAAGTAGTGGTAACTAACTCGAATTTGAATATCTAA
- a CDS encoding NAD(P)H-dependent flavin oxidoreductase: MSKNRVCELLGIEYPVIQGGLAYVGNGALAAAVSNGGGFGQIGTGGRSLDDFREQIRIASELTDKPFGVNLPISEHSDNTPFVEAIIENADKIKAVSVAAGNPKPFVPLFKEAGLKVMVVTAAVKHALKAQEIGADLIISEGFEAGGHDSPLELTLFTLIPQVSKAVDIPVVAAGGIMNGQGMAAAMALGAEGVQLGTRFVATKECEAHDNYKNLLTEANEDSTVVIERSIGRRLRVLKSPFVDKILEVEDTQPTIEELLPFIRGKNNKIAAIEGEVEKGWMNCGQAVGLIDSIPSATEVVETIMREARDVASNLTID, from the coding sequence ATGAGTAAAAATCGTGTTTGTGAACTTTTAGGAATAGAATATCCAGTTATTCAAGGTGGATTGGCCTATGTAGGGAATGGTGCTTTAGCAGCTGCTGTTTCAAATGGTGGAGGTTTTGGGCAAATTGGAACAGGTGGTCGTTCATTAGACGATTTCCGAGAACAGATTCGAATTGCATCAGAACTAACTGATAAACCTTTTGGAGTTAATTTACCAATTAGCGAGCATTCAGATAATACGCCTTTTGTAGAAGCAATCATAGAAAATGCAGATAAAATAAAGGCTGTAAGTGTGGCAGCAGGGAATCCGAAGCCTTTTGTCCCTCTTTTTAAAGAAGCAGGATTAAAAGTTATGGTCGTAACAGCTGCTGTTAAACATGCGTTAAAGGCTCAAGAAATAGGTGCTGACCTAATCATATCAGAAGGATTTGAAGCAGGTGGTCATGACAGTCCGTTGGAATTAACTTTGTTCACACTTATACCACAAGTGTCTAAAGCAGTTGATATTCCAGTAGTTGCAGCAGGAGGAATTATGAATGGTCAAGGGATGGCAGCAGCAATGGCACTAGGTGCAGAAGGAGTTCAGCTTGGTACTCGTTTTGTTGCAACAAAGGAATGTGAAGCCCATGATAATTATAAAAATTTATTAACAGAGGCAAATGAAGATTCAACAGTCGTTATTGAACGGAGCATTGGAAGAAGACTACGAGTATTAAAATCACCATTTGTTGATAAGATCCTTGAAGTGGAAGATACTCAACCTACAATCGAAGAGCTACTACCATTTATAAGAGGGAAGAACAACAAAATAGCTGCAATTGAAGGGGAAGTAGAGAAAGGCTGGATGAACTGTGGGCAAGCAGTTGGTCTAATAGATTCTATTCCAAGTGCAACAGAAGTAGTAGAAACAATTATGCGAGAAGCAAGGGATGTAGCATCTAACTTAACAATAGATTAA